From Myxococcales bacterium, the proteins below share one genomic window:
- a CDS encoding alpha/beta hydrolase, translating into MPRIPLRDGQSMHVHTIGRGPTVVLVHGFAMHGAMWLPSVLPLAAKYRFVLPALRGFGRSRHVPHGRADVVETFADDLEDLLAALGEPKVYLGGLSMGALTSVAFASRGGFERVVGYAHVDQAARIHNGEGYDAGLFGAGQGARFEALRDLRAKVEPHRHRPFDALPRELREAVSETFARFFRDAFHLPWLRRATGAIRSPSVAKLVIPTDPWAPYFDCLAAYLDVRHDFEESLREAHTKHPVPLTFMIGARSTMYPPHGQRALAESILRVSPRPDQVRIVELDAGHAIPVEAPVAFVRALDRAISEAFSGS; encoded by the coding sequence ATGCCGAGGATTCCTCTCCGCGACGGACAATCCATGCACGTGCACACGATAGGCCGAGGGCCGACGGTCGTGCTCGTGCACGGGTTCGCGATGCACGGGGCGATGTGGCTGCCGAGCGTGCTCCCGCTCGCCGCCAAGTACCGCTTCGTGCTGCCCGCTCTGCGAGGCTTCGGCCGCTCCCGCCACGTGCCGCACGGGCGCGCGGACGTCGTCGAGACGTTCGCCGACGATCTCGAGGACCTCCTCGCCGCCCTCGGCGAGCCGAAGGTCTACCTCGGCGGCCTCTCGATGGGCGCCCTTACGTCGGTTGCCTTTGCGTCACGGGGCGGCTTCGAGCGGGTCGTCGGGTACGCGCACGTCGATCAAGCGGCGCGGATCCACAACGGCGAGGGCTACGACGCAGGGCTCTTCGGGGCCGGCCAGGGCGCGCGATTCGAGGCGCTCCGCGACCTCCGCGCCAAGGTCGAGCCCCACCGACATCGCCCGTTCGACGCCCTCCCGCGCGAGCTTCGTGAGGCCGTGAGCGAGACGTTCGCGCGCTTCTTCCGCGACGCCTTTCATCTGCCGTGGCTGAGGCGTGCCACGGGCGCCATCAGGAGCCCGAGCGTCGCGAAGCTCGTGATCCCGACCGACCCGTGGGCCCCGTATTTCGACTGCCTCGCGGCCTACCTCGACGTGCGTCACGACTTCGAGGAGAGCCTCCGCGAGGCCCACACGAAGCACCCCGTGCCGCTCACGTTCATGATCGGCGCGCGGTCGACCATGTACCCCCCGCACGGGCAACGGGCGCTCGCCGAGTCGATCCTCCGTGTGTCTCCGAGGCCCGACCAGGTGCGGATCGTCGAGCTCGACGCGGGGCACGCGATCCCGGTCGAGGCGCCCGTCGCGTTCGTGCGCGCTCTCGACCGGGCCATTTCTGAAGCGTTTTCGGGATCTTAG
- a CDS encoding protein kinase: MPETKKEPREAPPPTVMHGRGNEPPTERFGSPSLLSSPRLAPEAREEDEDLRRPTVARLEDERALAEGGMGVLTVARDRTIGREVAVKTLHRHLSAEAPVRKLFLREAQVMGLLEHPHIVPVYDVGERDDGRVCLLMKLVDGKTLSSMIRALPKGPLDTGTLYVLLEIVAKVCDALSYAHDRGVLHLDVKAANVLVGEYGQVYLTDWGIARLEAPEQPPTAVDASGPVVIGTLAYLSPEQARGDRTSLDARADVFLVGAMLYEILARRPPYGTRDPNEAVSLAIAATFPPPSRVAGQAAVPAELERIVLHAMEKDRDARYPTVRALRDDLVRFLRGGAEFPRQTFAAGDVIVTEGEAGDAAYIVAEGTCEVRKRVAGGTTVVKELGPGDVFGEMAILTAGPRTASVVATTAGTVLVLTAQALEDELAALKPWMATLLRTLAKRFRDSDQKRATALSTPSPLRLASYVFMRLVAFGDPAPGGGRTIPWSRLARELENDFAVPALSAWQLANLMQLFELDIYADAVILRDEAAARARLARDLGYTPT, from the coding sequence ATGCCAGAGACCAAGAAGGAACCGCGAGAAGCGCCGCCCCCCACGGTCATGCACGGCCGAGGCAACGAGCCTCCCACGGAGCGCTTCGGGAGCCCGAGCTTGCTTTCGAGCCCTCGCCTCGCGCCCGAAGCACGCGAGGAAGACGAGGACCTGCGCCGCCCCACGGTGGCGCGCCTCGAGGACGAGCGTGCCCTCGCCGAAGGGGGTATGGGCGTCTTGACGGTGGCGAGGGACCGCACGATCGGCCGCGAGGTGGCCGTGAAGACGCTCCACCGGCATCTTTCGGCCGAGGCGCCCGTGCGCAAGCTCTTCCTGCGGGAGGCGCAGGTCATGGGGCTCCTCGAGCACCCGCACATCGTCCCCGTGTACGACGTGGGCGAACGGGACGACGGCCGCGTGTGCCTCCTCATGAAGCTCGTCGACGGCAAGACGCTCTCGTCGATGATCCGCGCGCTCCCGAAGGGCCCGCTCGACACGGGCACCCTGTACGTCTTGCTCGAGATCGTGGCGAAGGTGTGCGACGCCCTGTCGTACGCACACGATCGCGGGGTCCTGCACCTCGACGTGAAGGCCGCGAACGTGCTCGTCGGCGAATATGGTCAAGTGTACTTGACCGATTGGGGCATCGCGCGCCTCGAGGCGCCGGAGCAGCCGCCGACCGCGGTCGACGCGAGCGGCCCGGTGGTCATCGGGACCCTCGCCTACCTCTCGCCCGAGCAGGCCCGCGGCGACCGAACCTCTCTCGACGCCCGTGCCGACGTGTTCCTCGTCGGCGCGATGCTCTACGAGATCCTCGCGCGACGCCCGCCCTACGGGACGCGTGACCCCAACGAGGCCGTCTCGCTCGCGATCGCCGCCACCTTCCCCCCCCCTTCCAGGGTGGCCGGGCAGGCGGCCGTCCCTGCCGAGCTCGAGCGCATCGTGCTCCACGCGATGGAGAAGGATCGAGACGCGCGCTACCCGACGGTGCGCGCGCTCCGCGACGACCTCGTGCGCTTTCTCCGGGGCGGCGCCGAGTTTCCACGGCAGACGTTCGCCGCGGGGGACGTGATCGTGACCGAGGGCGAGGCCGGCGACGCGGCCTACATCGTCGCCGAGGGCACGTGCGAGGTGCGGAAGCGTGTCGCGGGGGGCACCACGGTGGTCAAGGAGCTCGGCCCGGGCGACGTGTTCGGGGAGATGGCCATTCTCACCGCAGGCCCACGCACGGCGAGCGTGGTCGCGACGACGGCCGGGACGGTGCTCGTGCTCACGGCCCAAGCCCTCGAGGACGAGCTCGCGGCGCTGAAACCCTGGATGGCGACGCTGCTCCGGACGCTCGCGAAGCGCTTCCGCGATTCGGACCAGAAGCGCGCGACCGCGTTGTCGACGCCGAGCCCGCTACGGCTCGCCAGCTACGTGTTCATGAGGCTCGTCGCGTTCGGGGACCCGGCGCCCGGAGGTGGACGCACGATCCCGTGGTCGCGCCTCGCGCGAGAGCTCGAGAACGACTTCGCGGTGCCCGCGCTCTCGGCGTGGCAGCTCGCGAACCTCATGCAGCTCTTCGAGCTCGACATTTACGCGGACGCCGTCATCCTCCGCGACGAAGCGGCCGCCCGGGCCCGCCTCGCGAGGGACCTCGGCTACACGCCCACCTGA
- a CDS encoding 6-carboxytetrahydropterin synthase translates to MYTASCGTHLHFAHHVRGHSGPCISLHGHTWRFEIMLGAEALDGEGFVVDFDRVHAELFDPCFRLLDHSLALGELSFSETRGELEKLGTTLVASRLETLGNLGCRPDGIDADLGGATNAWPGGIKIAVFPFTPTSERLASWLFRVASERFANERVKVLRARVYESLLPNESFADYSA, encoded by the coding sequence ATGTACACGGCAAGCTGCGGAACCCACCTCCACTTCGCCCACCATGTGCGCGGGCACTCGGGGCCGTGCATCTCCCTCCACGGGCACACCTGGCGCTTCGAGATCATGCTCGGCGCCGAGGCGCTCGACGGCGAGGGCTTCGTGGTCGACTTCGACCGGGTGCATGCCGAGCTCTTCGACCCGTGTTTTCGGCTGCTCGATCACTCGCTTGCGCTCGGTGAGCTCTCGTTCTCGGAGACGCGAGGCGAGCTCGAGAAGCTCGGCACGACGCTCGTGGCCTCTCGCCTCGAGACGCTGGGCAACCTCGGCTGCCGCCCCGACGGCATCGACGCGGACCTCGGCGGGGCGACGAACGCCTGGCCCGGTGGGATCAAGATCGCCGTATTTCCGTTCACGCCGACCTCCGAGAGGCTCGCCTCGTGGCTGTTCCGGGTGGCCTCCGAGCGCTTCGCGAACGAGCGGGTGAAGGTGCTTCGCGCGCGGGTGTACGAGAGCCTCCTCCCGAACGAGAGCTTCGCGGACTATTCGGCCTAG
- a CDS encoding 6-carboxytetrahydropterin synthase, producing MADRKGIYELVHTVRFESARRLPRAPEGHPCRNVYGLAFYLDIHVEGRLDRETGWVFDFAEIERAMKPLRDRIDHHYLNDVEGLENPTSEVLVTWIWDGLRPSLPGLVKLVLRENDVSRVVYRG from the coding sequence ATGGCGGACCGGAAAGGCATCTACGAGCTCGTCCACACAGTGCGCTTCGAGTCGGCGCGAAGGCTGCCCCGTGCGCCGGAGGGCCACCCGTGCAGGAACGTGTACGGGCTCGCCTTCTACCTCGACATCCACGTCGAAGGGCGGCTCGACCGCGAGACGGGCTGGGTCTTCGACTTCGCCGAGATCGAGCGGGCGATGAAGCCGCTCCGAGACCGCATCGACCACCACTACCTGAACGACGTCGAGGGCCTCGAGAACCCTACGAGCGAGGTGCTCGTCACGTGGATTTGGGACGGGCTAAGGCCCTCTCTCCCCGGGCTCGTGAAGCTCGTTCTACGCGAAAACGACGTCTCCCGCGTCGTCTACCGAGGGTGA
- the gatC gene encoding Asp-tRNA(Asn)/Glu-tRNA(Gln) amidotransferase subunit GatC: MTDAHARAKRLAELAGLTLRDGEVEALGRDLERILGYVGTLAEVDTAGVAPLASPNEDAALLRDDTPERTTSAERVLASGPLTRDGAFVVPNVLE; encoded by the coding sequence ATGACGGACGCTCACGCCCGCGCAAAACGCCTCGCCGAGCTCGCCGGCCTCACGCTCCGAGACGGAGAGGTCGAGGCCCTCGGGCGCGACCTCGAGCGCATCCTCGGCTACGTCGGCACGCTCGCCGAGGTCGACACGGCGGGGGTCGCTCCCCTCGCGAGCCCGAACGAGGACGCGGCCCTGCTCCGCGACGACACCCCCGAGCGCACGACCTCCGCGGAGCGCGTGCTCGCCTCGGGCCCCCTCACCCGCGACGGCGCGTTCGTCGTGCCGAACGTGCTCGAATGA
- the gatA gene encoding Asp-tRNA(Asn)/Glu-tRNA(Gln) amidotransferase subunit GatA, whose protein sequence is MTLPATTVEALQLLVAEGRVFARDVATTCLDRIEARDPELRAFLSVTRDDALDAAASLDAARSRGEPSGKLAGVPMAIKDGLCMRGAPTTAGSRILERYVAPYEATVVTRLREAGAILLGKTNMDELGMGSTTEHSAYFPSKNPWDTGRTPGGSSGGSAVAVAARMAVAALGSDTGGSIRQPAAYTGTVGLKPTYGRVSRYGLVAFASSLDQVGTFATDVAGAARVLEVIAGHDPNDGTTARVEVPPLEAACGGSVRGLRVGVIEETLGAGLDPDVRASFEGAVEALGKLGCEVRRVRLAALKHAVATYYVLCTAEASSNLARLDGVRFGSRAKAGTRASLAEMIGQTRDEGFGDEVKRRILLGTFVLSADAFDAYYVKAQRVRRVVRDELAALLSEVDVLASPTAPTVAPRLGANAEDPLAMYLSDVLTLPASLAGLPAISLPSGLSPEGLPIGLQLVGRPFDEATVLRVAAAYEAMAEVRAMEPPR, encoded by the coding sequence ATGACCCTCCCGGCCACCACCGTCGAAGCTCTCCAGCTCCTCGTCGCGGAGGGGCGCGTCTTCGCGCGGGACGTCGCGACCACGTGCCTCGACCGCATCGAAGCCCGAGATCCGGAGCTCCGAGCGTTCCTCTCGGTGACCCGCGACGACGCGCTCGACGCTGCGGCATCGCTCGACGCCGCGCGCTCCCGGGGTGAGCCTTCGGGCAAGCTCGCCGGCGTCCCCATGGCCATCAAGGACGGGCTCTGCATGCGGGGCGCTCCGACGACGGCCGGCTCTCGCATCCTCGAGCGCTACGTGGCCCCGTACGAGGCCACCGTGGTGACCCGCCTCCGCGAGGCCGGCGCCATCCTCCTCGGGAAGACGAACATGGACGAGCTCGGCATGGGCTCGACCACCGAGCACAGCGCGTACTTTCCTTCGAAAAATCCATGGGATACGGGCCGCACCCCCGGAGGTTCGTCGGGAGGGAGCGCCGTCGCCGTGGCGGCGAGGATGGCGGTCGCCGCGCTCGGGAGCGACACCGGGGGATCGATCCGTCAGCCCGCCGCGTACACGGGCACCGTCGGCCTGAAGCCGACCTACGGGCGTGTGTCGCGGTACGGGCTCGTCGCGTTCGCATCGAGCCTCGACCAGGTGGGCACGTTCGCGACCGACGTGGCCGGCGCGGCGCGCGTCCTCGAGGTGATCGCCGGGCACGACCCGAACGACGGGACGACCGCGCGCGTCGAGGTGCCGCCGCTCGAGGCCGCGTGTGGCGGGAGCGTGCGCGGTCTGCGCGTCGGGGTCATCGAAGAGACCTTGGGTGCGGGCCTCGACCCGGACGTCCGCGCGTCGTTCGAGGGCGCCGTCGAGGCGCTCGGCAAGCTCGGCTGCGAGGTGCGGAGGGTCCGCCTCGCCGCGCTGAAGCACGCCGTCGCGACGTACTACGTGCTCTGCACCGCCGAGGCCTCGTCGAACCTCGCGCGCCTCGACGGGGTCCGCTTCGGCTCGAGGGCCAAGGCCGGCACACGCGCGAGCTTGGCCGAGATGATCGGCCAGACGAGGGACGAGGGCTTTGGCGACGAGGTCAAGCGGCGCATCTTGCTCGGCACGTTCGTGCTCTCGGCCGACGCGTTCGACGCCTACTACGTGAAGGCGCAGCGTGTCCGTCGTGTCGTCCGTGACGAGCTCGCGGCGCTCCTCTCGGAGGTCGACGTGCTCGCCTCGCCGACCGCCCCGACGGTGGCCCCGAGGCTCGGCGCAAACGCCGAGGATCCGCTCGCGATGTACCTCTCGGACGTGCTCACCCTGCCGGCGAGCCTCGCGGGCCTTCCTGCTATCAGCCTCCCGAGCGGTCTCTCCCCCGAGGGCCTCCCCATCGGCCTCCAGCTCGTCGGCCGCCCGTTCGACGAGGCGACCGTGCTCCGCGTCGCGGCCGCCTACGAGGCCATGGCCGAGGTCCGCGCCATGGAGCCCCCACGATGA
- a CDS encoding GNAT family N-acetyltransferase, whose amino-acid sequence MITVEPFGEHATGDLAALFDRAGCACYCRYFHFSGTKNEWLDRLAHRPDEGRDELASAAARGEITGLVARAADGHLVGWAKVTPLAAVAKLRNQGAYRPLDLGDETTTWVVGCLLVSPEVRKGGVARALVARAPSYARERGATRLLGMPRRAALPLYDEEAFAGPERVYAEEGFRVVHDSPAYPVYAKDI is encoded by the coding sequence ATGATCACCGTCGAGCCGTTCGGCGAGCACGCGACCGGCGATCTCGCGGCCCTCTTCGACCGGGCCGGATGTGCTTGTTATTGCAGGTATTTTCACTTCTCGGGGACGAAGAACGAGTGGCTCGACAGGCTCGCTCACCGCCCCGACGAAGGGCGCGACGAGCTCGCGTCCGCCGCGGCCCGAGGGGAGATCACGGGGCTCGTCGCGCGGGCCGCGGACGGGCACCTCGTCGGTTGGGCGAAGGTCACCCCGCTCGCGGCGGTCGCGAAGCTTCGAAACCAGGGCGCGTACCGTCCCCTCGACCTCGGCGACGAGACGACAACGTGGGTCGTCGGTTGCCTGCTCGTCTCCCCCGAAGTGCGCAAGGGCGGCGTGGCGCGTGCGCTCGTGGCGCGTGCGCCCAGCTACGCACGCGAGCGCGGGGCGACCCGCCTCCTCGGTATGCCACGACGTGCGGCCCTCCCCCTCTACGACGAGGAGGCCTTCGCCGGCCCCGAACGTGTGTACGCGGAAGAGGGATTTCGCGTCGTGCACGACTCGCCCGCGTACCCCGTGTACGCCAAGGACATCTAG
- a CDS encoding serine/threonine protein kinase yields the protein MDAPFSPSTLGPYTLVGRIAAGGMAEVYVARRTGPFGFEKTVAVKRILPELAQDADFVAMFVDEARVSARLCHPNVVQVFDFGEDHGELYMAMEYVEGTTVARLVRAAAKEELALTLEVVLHITLSVLRALEHAHAMRGDAGRPLGLVHRDVSPGNMLISRGGEVKLTDFGIVRAAELERRTNVGQVKGKLGYMSPEQVLGKELDPRSDLFTLGIVLAELLTRTPLFGFGNEIEILERIRDASLAAFDRVATNVPDDVKRIVYRALAPSPADRFSTATLFADAVEEVVRRRRLRLAPSGLSRIARTLGLFPEVVETDESRKRTIAPGRLEGRVSSIPPPSVDDPFGGTAPELDLRVSPGEKPVSVPLPRLVELFVTGKLSPTAQVSRAGGEPKELSDVPELRRFVSSPAFRWDGDVLAAEEKAIPFDRRGFVSVFYRIVHARETGVLICRHASTDESLSERRKKVYFVDGVPELVVSTDPRELLGEQLIVHGTVLRVEVDRALAVLPRFGGRLGDALVGLGVLRPVELYRAIFDQVETRVQELFQWQRGTLVFQRGARSHEETIPLAFCGPELIARGVRTSYEADEITSFLSEVKGRLAPSPRPPSRIEALRLTFAEEKVLRGLVSPITLDYLLERERTPADVVRRAVFLGLASETLVADGFTLDETAFVDG from the coding sequence ATGGACGCGCCGTTCTCCCCGTCGACGCTCGGACCGTACACCCTGGTCGGTCGCATCGCGGCCGGTGGGATGGCCGAGGTGTACGTCGCGCGGCGCACCGGCCCGTTCGGGTTCGAGAAGACCGTCGCGGTGAAGCGCATCCTCCCCGAGCTCGCCCAAGACGCCGACTTCGTGGCCATGTTCGTCGACGAGGCGCGCGTCTCCGCTCGGCTCTGCCACCCGAACGTCGTCCAGGTGTTCGACTTCGGCGAGGACCACGGCGAGCTCTACATGGCGATGGAGTACGTGGAGGGCACCACGGTGGCCCGCCTCGTACGCGCGGCAGCCAAAGAGGAGCTCGCCCTCACGCTCGAGGTCGTCCTCCACATCACGCTCTCGGTGCTCCGCGCGCTCGAGCACGCGCACGCCATGCGCGGCGACGCGGGGCGCCCCCTCGGGCTCGTGCACCGCGACGTCTCGCCCGGCAACATGCTCATCTCGCGGGGAGGCGAGGTGAAGCTCACCGACTTCGGCATCGTTCGCGCCGCCGAGCTCGAGCGCCGCACCAACGTGGGGCAGGTGAAGGGCAAGCTCGGGTACATGTCCCCCGAGCAGGTCCTCGGAAAAGAGCTCGATCCGCGCAGCGATCTCTTCACCCTGGGCATCGTGCTCGCCGAGCTCCTCACGCGCACACCGCTCTTCGGTTTCGGTAACGAAATCGAGATCTTGGAGCGCATCCGGGACGCGAGCCTCGCGGCCTTCGATCGCGTCGCGACGAACGTCCCGGACGACGTGAAGCGGATCGTGTATCGGGCGCTCGCGCCCTCTCCCGCCGACCGCTTCTCGACGGCCACGCTCTTCGCCGACGCCGTCGAAGAGGTCGTGCGGCGCCGGCGCCTACGGCTCGCGCCGAGCGGGCTCTCACGGATCGCGCGCACGCTCGGGCTCTTCCCCGAGGTCGTCGAGACCGACGAGTCGCGCAAGCGGACGATCGCCCCGGGCAGGCTCGAGGGGAGGGTGAGCAGCATTCCTCCGCCGTCGGTCGACGACCCGTTCGGGGGCACCGCGCCCGAGCTCGATCTCCGCGTGTCTCCCGGGGAGAAGCCCGTGTCCGTCCCCCTCCCGAGGCTCGTGGAGCTGTTCGTGACCGGCAAGCTCTCTCCGACGGCGCAGGTGTCTCGGGCGGGAGGTGAACCGAAGGAGCTCTCCGACGTCCCCGAGCTCCGCCGCTTCGTCTCGAGCCCGGCGTTCCGATGGGACGGCGACGTGCTCGCGGCCGAGGAGAAGGCCATTCCGTTCGATCGGCGTGGCTTCGTCTCGGTCTTCTACCGCATCGTGCACGCGCGCGAGACGGGGGTCTTGATCTGCCGGCACGCGTCGACGGACGAGTCGCTCTCCGAGCGTCGAAAGAAGGTCTATTTCGTCGACGGCGTGCCCGAGCTCGTCGTCTCGACCGACCCTCGTGAGCTCCTCGGCGAGCAGCTCATCGTGCACGGCACGGTGCTGCGCGTCGAGGTCGATCGGGCCCTCGCGGTGCTGCCCAGGTTCGGGGGCCGGCTCGGGGACGCCCTCGTGGGGCTCGGGGTCCTTCGCCCCGTCGAGCTCTATCGCGCGATCTTCGATCAGGTCGAGACGCGGGTTCAGGAGCTCTTTCAGTGGCAGCGCGGGACGCTCGTCTTCCAGCGCGGGGCCCGCTCCCACGAAGAGACGATCCCGCTCGCGTTTTGTGGCCCCGAGCTCATCGCGCGAGGCGTGAGAACGAGCTACGAGGCCGACGAGATCACGTCCTTCTTGAGTGAGGTCAAAGGGCGCCTCGCCCCCTCGCCGAGGCCGCCCTCCCGCATCGAGGCCCTCCGCCTCACGTTCGCCGAAGAGAAGGTGCTCCGAGGGCTCGTGTCGCCGATCACGCTCGACTACCTCTTGGAGCGCGAGCGGACCCCGGCCGACGTCGTGCGTCGCGCCGTGTTCCTTGGCCTCGCGAGCGAGACCCTCGTCGCGGATGGCTTCACGCTCGACGAGACCGCGTTCGTCGATGGTTGA